aaaagaaaaagaatctttaCACTCAAGGAAGGTACAGAAATAAATTAGGCTAATACAAAGATATAAGTatgcagggaaaaaaaaagaattaaaagaccCCAGATTTATGGCTTTGGAAGGAATCTTACAAATCTACTCTTTCCttttatatatgagaaaaatTCTAGAGGTTTAAATGGTTGGCTTAAGGATTCTTACAGCTTTTCAGCACCAAGGTCAAGATCAATGCTCTTTTCATTTCATCATACTTTGTCTTGTAGAACCAATGACAATTTAGTAACTTTGTAAAAGAAAAGCTGATAATGGGGTTAGTTCGGTTTTTAAATTCTGCAAATTACTAAAAAAGCTCACTTTCTTCTTCTGAATTTATGATTATCCAAAGTAACACTTGGCAATAGTTAGATATTAAAGGAGAATAAGAAGGGAAGGGTTTAAAAAGTACCCATGGAAACATTTGTATTGGCCAACAAGCTGGCTGAGAAGGTAATGTGAGCCTTGATAAGGTTAATGGAATgtgaaaagagaaggaaggagatcaAGATAACAGTAAACAGAATTTCTACAGCAATGAAGATTAGAAGGGCAAGAAAGGGAAATATCAGAGTTCATAATTTTAGATAAGGGATAATtttaagtagattttaaaaaggcTTCAGGAGtgcaaacaacaataataattacaGTTGAGAAGTTCAAGAACATAAAATTAAGGTGTAAGGGTCATCAATGGGATAAAGTCATGGGAGATGTTAGCAATGGAACAGTGGAGAGGAAGCTATCAAGCAAGATAACGAATGTCCAGGAGGTTGGTAGATAAATGGAGAATAGAGTGGTATAAGTCgattaaatagattttaaaagggaaatattttttggAAAGAACAGTGGAATGATTATCTGGAAATAAGACAGTAGAGCAGAGTTCAgccaactttttctgtaaagggcaaaatagtaaatattttgggcttGCAGGCTCTTGtcacaactattcaactctgcagcagaacaaaagcagccatagaaatGTTAACCATGAATATGGCTATggtccaataaaattttatttacaaaaacagaaggCAGGCCAGATTTAGCCCTCAAGTTGTATTTTGCTGACCCCTAGTGTAGAATAGTTAAGTATACAGAATCCTCTTTCTGGTGGTGGTCCTGCAGAAAAGTAGAAAAAGCAGTGGCCTCCACTGGAAAGGGTTCGAGGAAAGTATTCTTGTCAAGGGCTCTTTAGCTACCATAAAAAGACTGTACAGATTAAGGAGTACTTTTAGATTCATAAAACAACACAAGGATTCTAGAGGTTTCTAAAGATTAattcagacttaaaaaaaaatatctgctcTTTCAAAGGGAAAAGATCCAGGCTAACCCTAGTGTTACTTGTCTTCCTAATAAACTACTCCTTGTCTTCCTAATAAACTACTCCACcaagcaaaataatatttaactatTTATAGTATTTAAAGTATTAGAAAATTAGCATGAGGTacatttctttcatatttattaGAGGAATTCAAtcctaaaataaatttcatgATTCACATAATCTCAAAATTTTaagtagcattttttaaaaacaatgaaccCCTTAGTTTTCCCTAAGAAGGAAAAGGTTAAAAGACATTCACAAACATCAAAAGATAAAACTGTTAAAAGAAACCATGTAATGTCAAGATAATAGATACTGATTCAGAATTAAGATGTTGCatgagccgaagccggtttggctcagtggatagagtgtcggcctgcggactcaagggtcctaggttcgattccaggtcaagggcatgtgccttggttgtgggcacatccccggtggggggtgtgcaggaggcagctgatcgatgtttctctctcatcgatgtttctaactctctatccctctctcttcctctctgtaaaaaaatcaataataataataaaaaaagatgttgCATGGACATACTCTGAAGTCTCTTAGAACAATTAACTACATTGAATAAGATAAAAGCAGAGTCTCTTGAATACCTTTTCCTTAAGCTGGGATAgatcaacaaacaaaaatagattatGAGAAGTGGAGAGTAAATGAAGATATTCTCTACTATTCTATGAATATACTGTATCTTTAGGAAAGTCCTAATTATAAACCTGAAATCACTAGCCAATGTCTGTTTAAAAAATAGCAGATTTGCTTACTTACGTTCTATTTTTCAAATCTTCCCTTGATTAAGTGCTTTGACAAATTCTATATTGTGGGTACCAGGAATTACAATATACTAACCACAAAAAGCCACTAAAATAAACTCTAAGAGGACCTAATCTAAGAATCAAAAgtcataaaattaatttatcttgTTTCCTCTTTCTTAGGCATTGCTGTTCCAGTTCCTATTAAAGGGATAGAAACTGATGTGGGTAATCCAAATAACATCACTTGTGAACTGACAAAAGATCGTTTTGGCAATTTCATGCTCTTCGGCTCACTGGCTTCCTTTTTTATACCTCTGGCGATCATGATTGTCACCTACTTTCTCACTATccatgctttaaaaaagaaagcttacTTGGTCAGAAACAATCCACCTCAACGCCTAACATGGCTGACTGTGTCCACAGTTTTCCAAAGGGATGAAACACCTTGTTCCTCACCTGAAAAAGTGGCAATGCTGGATGGTTCTCACAAGGACAAAACTCTGCCCAACTCAAGCCATGATATACTTATGCGAAGAATGTCCACAGCTGGAAAAAAGTCACTGCAGACCATTTCCAATGAACAGAGAGCCTCTAAGGTTCTAGGAAttgtgtttttcctctttttgctTATGTGGTGCCCCTTTTTTATTACAAACATAACTTTAGTTTTATGTGATTCCTGCAACCAGACTACTCTTAAAATGCTCCTGGAGATATTTGTGTGGATAGGCTATGTTTCCTCAGGCGTGAATCCTTTAGTCTATACCCTCTTCAACAAGACATTTCGGGATGCATTTGGCCGATACATCATCTGCAATTACCGGGCcacaaaatcagtaaaaactcTTAGGAAATGCTCCAGTAATATCTTTCGGAATCCAATGGCAAACAACTCTAAGTTCTTCATAAAACATGGAATACGAAATGGGATTAATCCTGCCATGTACCAAAGCCCAATGAGGCTCCGAAGTTCAACCATTCAGTCTTCTTCAATCATTCTACTAGATACACTTCTTCTCACCGAAAATGAAGGTGACAAAACTGAAGAGCAAGTCAGTTATGTATAAAAGAAATGACACagttttcatttaatataatGATGAGTAGGATGAAGAAGCAGATATGAATGTACCAAGAATTATATAAAAAACTTAACTCATGTATCATATCATCTCTTTAAACTAAGAGTTACGTATTAAGAGTATccaattttctttatttgaacACAATtactccatgaaaaaaaaatcattttgtacagctgcaaattaaaataatccagCAATCTGGTTAAATGTTGAGatattcaaatgaaataaaattaaataaatcaatacatCTCAGGCTTAAAAATGTCTTCATAAGAATTTCTTTAGTTCCTACTTGTATGCAAAGCTGTGCTacaagtgaaataaaacaaaacaaagcattaTCCTTGTCTTCAATGCCTTAAAAGCATAAGGTACAACAACAGTGATAGGAACAGAGGACTaggaatctatctatatatataaaaagccagcaactggaacaCTGTAACGACCataacaaccggtcgctatgatgcccactagggccagtgaaccagcccaatctgggggtggggccagctgaccaacctccctgtggcccttccccctggccagccccacctccatggGCCCACCCCACCTTTATTGGACTGCAATCCCTCCCCTTGgccgaattcgtgcactgggcctctagtaaatgtataaaataatgatCACTCTGGAGATAAAAAGTTAAGATTGTCATTTATAGTGTGGCTTATTTAGTAGTCATAATTTTGCTTTCATTAGGAAATTGCCTTgatggaaggggcagggaggacagTAGTTGGATATCACACAAAATAATAGGATCTTAGAACTCTAGCTGTTTATTAAATAGCTGATACCAGGGATCTATTCAGCAGAGGTGGGTATaatagaggagaagaaaaaaatgaaatcactttGGGGTACCTAAACCTTCTTAAATAACATGTGCAAGCTGGAGGCATGAGACCTTAATCCAGGAACCTAAACTTGAATGGTCTCATAAGTTGAGATCATGGCTGCCAAAGCTTACCCAAAGACTTGGTTGAACTTCGGGCACAAACGTTTTTTATTTACcctctcattttttttcattttgtaccaCTAGATCTAGGCTGAATAAATTAAACCTGTGTAATTTACTAGCTAACTGATTGGATTTACAAAAGATACtaaatttctctgagcctcagtttcctcatttacatTTCATAGGGTTCTTATGGGGGTGAATATAGTAAATGGTAGacaattctttttactttttaaaattttatttttatgctactCTCATAAATTTAGGCTGAAGGGGTGTGCAGTGAAGACAGCACATatcttagttttttcttttcatgttcaGCCATTCTTATGCCTCAACCTATTATTCtattgctctccctctcaacacaactcagttaaaaaaataatcctcactcaggacatgttttttattgattttagagacagaggaagggagaggaagggaggcggagaaaatggggaaaggcgagagagagagagagagagagagagagagaagagagagagagagaaatatcaatcagctgccttctgtatgtaCCCCGACTGGgtactgaacccacaacctgggtatatgccctgaccaggaatcaaacctgcagccctttggtgcatgggacaacactccaaccctctgagcacactggccagggcgcaactcagttttaaaaaaattacttcaagAAATATGCTGGCTATTGAGAAACTCAGCCCAAGTAAACCAGGTATATATTCTCCATTTGAAATGGCAGAATCCTTTCCTATAATCTGGgtctaaaatatatatcttataagCTCTGTGTCATCTGCCAAAAAGAGTATATCTTACAAATATAACTCCTACAATATCAAAGCTTTAGGCACTTGTCCTCACCAGTTTAAGATTTTCAGCAACGTTAAGGATAGGCTATCTCAAATAATTTCTGTTCCTAAAACAACAactacaaatcaaaacaataacaacaaaaaacattcttTTCAGTTTTGGTTCCAGTCTCTAATATGATGGAATTGGcatatgttaatatttatattcATGTAAAGTCTTGTGAGATTAAGTTTTCAGATATCACTCTGTCTTTCAAACAGTATCTTATGTATCTGAAGGTATCTATAATTGTTTCAGGGAATCTAAATACTAGAGATAGCAATCACACTGCCAAGCTCTACTTCTAGACAATCCAGAGTAGAACTATCTTCCAACATGCTCTACATTGCCTCCAAATATGTGTATGTGCTTAAGCATACGCTCACctataaaattaactattagaccTTTAAACTATTTAGCTTCAAtttctgaaagaataaaaaactctTGCTTAGTTAGCTGAGAGATCTTTCTATAGTTAATGAATGAGGGCATTCTACTATTTCCAGAAGATTctagaaaatgaaatacaaaccCAACATAACTATTTCTGAAAAAGTACAATATGGCACAATATTTTTACCACTTTGAtacataattgatatttctatttcagaatactttaatttttaagcaAAACTCAAAAGTTAACCAATCCTATGGCAACAAAGAAACTCTATTTACTAGTCTTACCTTCAAAGAAAAGGAATAGATTGTACCTCTCTAgaagaataattttgaaaaaagaaactttcattctattccatatttattaattaacgaagaaaaacaaaggtgtagaaaaaagaaggaaaaaaaaaaaaaaaagacaaagttatAGCACCCAGAACATAAACACAAAGATACTGAGGCAGAAAAAGAGAACAGCATATCAAAAATATGTATCAAGTTGATATACAATTGTAAATAGAGATATTGTAAAGGTAATTCATGCATTTGGTGCAAACTAGTTGATTGCTAGGGTTCCCTAAAATTCTAAGGATCTATAATGATGCAACATTTTTACATTCAAGGAACCTATTTTGTGGCCTAAAAGATACCTGCACAAAGAATCTCCTTCACATCAAACAAGATCCATCCAtatctgaaaacattttaatgtctACACTAAGAATTATTTAGTTGCAAACTGTAACAGCAAAGATGACCAAGGACCTCCAAGATTGTTTCATTTTAAGGTCTATGTCAGATCAATTAACTTATTCACCATCATAGCAAATTTTTTTCAACTATGTTAAGACCAATGCTTCTTTTAacttcttcatttcctttctaaTGTCAAGTTAAAATAATTCAGATTCTGGTCAATTCCAATTGAGTTTCAGTCAATGCCATGTACAGTACTGTACAAAGActtgctataataataaaatcttgcTGACTAGACTGGTAACAATGGGACCAACAATTACCTAATTATTAGATAAAAAATGTATTAGGCTCATTTCAATCTGACAAGAATGCCTTTCAATTTAGTTGTCTATTTTTATCATATACATTATGAACAAATAACCCAAAAACTCAGGAGAAAGAAACAGTGAAAATACTACAACTCTTTGGACTACCCTGAGAATAAAGGAGATAATATATATGagaatttttttgtttcccaCAGAGACAATTTCATACTAGTTGCtgaaatacaaatacatattttgataTGTTTGCAATGTTTTGTTCAATAAGTACACtctaaaaacaaagttaaaaaaaattagaaaaaaaaaattagaagaaataaatcCTCAAAACATGGTTCAAGAAGGCCAAATGTctgtagttatttaaaaaatgacatctaccagggaaaaaatgataaaatggaaCATACTAAGAGAGTAAATGATGACAAATCAGAAAACATATACTATTCTTAAAAAACAGGACAGAAACTTTCCAAATATTAATGAGGAAATTTGAGAATAAACATTCTCTATCAGAGCCACTTAGGAAGACTGTGTTCTAACAAAAAGGCAGGGTAGAGAAAGCATTGGTTTATCATGAAACCTGTTTTGAATTTCAGTTCTATCATTTAGCTCTACAACAATGGGaaattttattaactattttggaattcaatttctttctcttttaaaaactgagaatATTGGTTAATTTCTAAGTTTCcactggaaaaattaaaaattctcacTCCAGAGAAATGGTACAAgtctaaaatttagaaaaatttgttttaactGCAGCTGCTTAGATAAATTGATTACATTTAATTACCTTCATTTATGAAGTTTTAGACAAAACCATCTCTGAAGTCTTTTTCCAGTTTCTACTTCTTATAAGAATCATATTATGAAGAGAAAACTCCAAATGGTCTCTTTGAAATAAAGAGCACATAAACAACTCCTTAGCTGGATCTGACTATCCTATATCGTAGGTAGATCTCAGCAAAGCCTAACAGCAGCTCGTGGGAGACATCTGTTGCTGAAACTGGGAATTTAGCACATGTGTGAGGTGAGCTACAGGAATACAAGGACAAAGTGAATTGTTAATTTGAGAGCAAACAAAAGAATTTTCAATTAGCTAATCAACTTCCTATTTGGCAGAATATGCACACTAGGCCACTGATTTATATAACTTGAAATATAAAGTCACTCATAGGGAGAATGAACAGCTGAcaagaagcaaaacaaagaaagagactATCATGAGTAGGATTCTTTACACAAGCCAACAGTTACTAAGAGTACACCTAGAAGATATACTTTCCATACTAAAATTCTctagttttaaaatctttaaaatacccAAACCTTTCTGGATAGCAATAATAAAAtcattagtttttgtttttgaattgtgTCTAAACTCTAGAACAAAGATTTAAGAAGGTGAGGATCACAGCTCAGTTAAAACGATATATCAAAGATGAtaggaaagaaatagaattattcAACTTCTATTTTGCTTCTTCCATCTTTTCTCTTAGGAGAATGATTTTTAGACCAGAAAGATAAAAAGTAATGTGAAGATGGATCAAAATGCAAAACAGGTAAAGAGAATGACTGCCTTAAATGAGTTCAagtctctaaaattaatgaaccACCTCCCTGAAATAGAACTTGCCGATGTAATCATAGAACTACTGCTTACAAAtgtgaggaaaaacagaaaatcGCAAAGGTACAACAAGACTGTAAGTGtctaaataaaatattcccaTGTTCAGAACGAATCTTTTCAAGAAAGAGGATTtgagaaattaaaagtaaagtcGGGtgcagatctttaaaaaaaaaaaaaagtagaatagcTTAATATACATAGGTTTTGTTAGATCTTAGAAAAGGAATAAACACTTGATGCATCTATACATTTACTAAATTAAGAAACAATAAGCAACTAATCACATACCTTGTTTTGAAGGTATCAAACTAGCAGATCTGTGTAATACCTTTAGAATTTAGTGAAGGCTCTCTAGTATCTTTGTAAACAAGTTGGACAAATGAGGGTTAGAGGATAATACAGTGAACATTAGTATTTGGTTGAACAACCTCATTCAATAAAACTCACAGGTATAAGGAGAAACCAATTAGCATGCCATATGGGTCTGTGCTCTGCAATTTTACTCAACATTTTTATCTAcaataggaagaaaatattttatagcctGCATTAATTGGATAGCTTCCTATCTGGGATATAATGGAGAAGATCCTGTAATCAGTTCATAGTagatggtcaataaatatttgtcaagttATATCACAACTCTCTATAACAAAGGTTCACTCCCAGGAACTTGGGGTAGAAAATCTATACCAGAGGTTAAAAGGATATGAGACACTTGACTCATCTAACATATACCCTGGGAACTTATTTTGTGTAATTTCATCACAAGTAAGCTGTAACAAGCAGTGTTCAAACAGAGCTTAAAAGAAgtacttttaattttcctttgttatattttaagataaaaacaaaacagtggtATTTGAGATCAGAGCTAAGCAGACAGTGAGAATTAATGGAAGAAGCACTACTGAATCTACCACCACTATTATAATTACCACTAATGCACACTTAAACAGCACTTATTATTGCCAGAGCCTGTGCTAAAGGCTTTAGCTAAtcataaaaacacatacacaaatattaTACCCATTTCACCGACAAGGAACCTGAGGCTTAAGGAGGCTAAGTAGCAAGCCCAAAGTTActcagctaataagtggcagagccaggattcaataCAGGCAGATTGGTTTCAGAATGTGTCCTCTCAATCACAACTATATTATAATACCAAAAGCATCTCCAAATCTTTAAGCcccaaaatagtatttttaaatctgcaagattttttttaattaccatttTGCATTTAAACAAAGCCTATTACCTTTTACTTTCATGAAAGAGCTTCAAGTACTCTATAAACCTGTGTAAGAGGTATCATCCCATTTGAATGGACAATATACATGGAAAGAGGAATACTGAAGGTGttactcacattttaaaaagtgaataagcAGAAATGttacaaaaaatagaaataataagtgACTTTACTCTTTCTCAAATAGGTTCTCAGAATCCCAAGACAAACTTGCTTCTCAGTAAGGTGACCAGTACTAATCTTATTGTTAAATGGTCCTTATTCTAAACCTAAATATATTCCTCAGGTATTTGAATTTCTGTTTAGTTACtaactataaaaagaaatggaatataAACAGAACTGGAAGTTAGAAATTATTACCTGAATAGAATGAACCCAAGTGATTCTACTGCTGCCCTTCTGACATCGTCATTAACATCACTCACCTGGGAAAAAAATGTATGATTACATTATACCATGCATTTTATTACCAGATCTCAAACTAATAGGGGCCAACATCATACAAATATACATTAGACCTCATTAATATgttattcttttactagaggcccgttgcaggaagattcctgcaagaatagggcttcctgcggcctgagcgaaacagagaagggagcgaagcccgccaaggcgggcttccctcccactgctgccaccgccgctgccccactttccgcttttcctccctcttccttgtacactgtcttcagtcttcgctctgtgcctgcaaattaaccatcatcttagttgggttaatttgcatactcactctgattggctggtgggaatagcagagtgatggttaatttgcatgtttctcttttattagtgtagattagaatGTCTTTCCCCAATTTAGAAAAACTTGTCtcagaatgtctttatttcaggGCTTATAAGTTTTAAAACTTGGGTGTTTAAGGTTCAGGACTACTTCTACAGACTATTTCAGGGGCATTATGGCTTTTGTGGGCTACTATGAAATCCTAATCATTCCTTCaatgttattttcaaaaatttattccTAAGGTTCAagcaaaatgcaaatatttagaATATACCACATTCTGCACTGATAAAGGATGAACTACTAGTAAGTACTGTGGGATGTGAATATCTCTGGGAAGGAATTATGAATAGTTATAAGCCCATTCTGCATGGGAAGTATTGACTTTGGGTTTATCTTCTCCCAGCATCATGAGAGCAGAAACCTACTAGTAAGTACTGTGTTAAGACATATGTAGAATGCCTGCTATGTTACCAGGCAACAGTATTTATTGTTGATAAGCTATATTTGGATTAGGAGGACTGAGTGAAAAAGCCTCTTGGAAAACATGGGCATTGGCTTTCCTGTATGTTTTTCTTGAAACAGAGCATTTTCCTTGGGGGTACCTGAAAGCTAACTTCACAGGCTGTGAAAAGAAATGGTTcctattgttcattagatttcctGATCATAGGGTTGCTGCACAAACTCACATAGTCTAGTCTCTAGGGTGCCCCTTGGAGTAGAGTTTCAGAAGTCATTGCACCTGAATGACTTTAAGGACTTTCATTCAAACTGACATACTGTTATCCTGTCCTTCATCCTTCTGAAAAGCTATGTGAGCCTGATGCTTAGATACAGCTGATCGTGTCCTATGAACGTGAATCTGAACCTGAGACCACTGATAGAGGTCATGTGATGTGGGTGCTGCACTCACCTAGACATGTAGGGTCCATTTGCAAACTTTCCCTTCCATCCCATCCCCAAGAAAGATCACAGTACTTACAGCAACATGTAGTAGGCGTCGTATAGCTTTGTTGTTACCTGAGCCACAGTAAGCCATGGCTACAGTATACATTCCAGACCGTCGAAGAATTGGGTCCTAAGAAAAAACAATTCAACATCAATCACCAACTTATTTCAAATAATAACTTCTATAGATGAATGGGCATAGTTGTATGCACTGAGAGAGTTTGTTTTAGGTAGGAAAAGATGAATTCAAGAACTATTTTGTGGTTGGTATTTTctaaatgaatggggaaataagACTAACATGAGTAGAATTAACTGCTTAAAATTGCCAACATTCTGTGAAACATAACATGCCTGTTCTGCCTCATAAATTCTAGAAAGTATAAACTCGGTATCAACACCTACTGCCCTGTGACACTCACTTCCATTTATCAAAGG
This Eptesicus fuscus isolate TK198812 chromosome 11, DD_ASM_mEF_20220401, whole genome shotgun sequence DNA region includes the following protein-coding sequences:
- the HTR2B gene encoding 5-hydroxytryptamine receptor 2B, whose amino-acid sequence is MTSLSTDHADHCLESNQITEKQQMAFSYRTSEQSTIPELILQSSFDHLISSNWSGLQTESIPEEMKQIGEQQGNKPRWAALLIIMVIIPTIGGNILVILAVSLEKKLQYATNYFLMSLAVADLLVGLFVMPIALLTIMFEAMWPLPLVLCPAWLFLDVLFSTASIMHLCAISVDRYIAIKKPIQANQYNSRATAFIKITAVWLISIGIAVPVPIKGIETDVGNPNNITCELTKDRFGNFMLFGSLASFFIPLAIMIVTYFLTIHALKKKAYLVRNNPPQRLTWLTVSTVFQRDETPCSSPEKVAMLDGSHKDKTLPNSSHDILMRRMSTAGKKSLQTISNEQRASKVLGIVFFLFLLMWCPFFITNITLVLCDSCNQTTLKMLLEIFVWIGYVSSGVNPLVYTLFNKTFRDAFGRYIICNYRATKSVKTLRKCSSNIFRNPMANNSKFFIKHGIRNGINPAMYQSPMRLRSSTIQSSSIILLDTLLLTENEGDKTEEQVSYV